One Streptomyces sp. R28 DNA window includes the following coding sequences:
- a CDS encoding DUF461 domain-containing protein — MSSSLRRGALAAAAIAFSITSLGACAAGNDSQTLEIKPDNAATSVGDIKIQNAIVITQPDLESTGPAAISATLFNSGRTAQKLDAIKVDGTDKSAELKPAKGGSLTIPAGGSLILGGKDNASAVLPSSREAIQDGNAQKITFTFSKTGDVSLRAFVVPAEHYFESWGPTEVPAVPDKTSSPTASPTGSPAEGTPAAPADDASASATSTDAAAAGTGAGAGAGAGAATPSDSASQTTAGH; from the coding sequence GTGAGCAGCAGCCTTCGACGCGGCGCCCTCGCCGCGGCCGCCATCGCGTTCTCCATCACGTCGCTCGGTGCGTGCGCCGCCGGCAACGACAGTCAGACGCTGGAGATCAAGCCGGACAACGCGGCCACCTCCGTCGGCGACATCAAGATCCAGAACGCCATCGTCATCACCCAGCCCGACCTGGAGTCGACCGGTCCGGCCGCGATCTCCGCGACCCTGTTCAACTCCGGCCGCACCGCCCAGAAGCTGGACGCGATCAAGGTGGACGGCACCGACAAGAGCGCCGAGCTCAAGCCCGCCAAGGGGGGCAGCCTGACCATCCCGGCCGGCGGCTCGCTGATCCTCGGCGGCAAGGACAACGCCTCCGCCGTGCTGCCCAGCAGCCGCGAGGCCATCCAGGACGGCAACGCCCAGAAGATCACCTTCACCTTCAGCAAGACCGGTGACGTGAGCCTGCGCGCGTTCGTCGTCCCGGCCGAGCACTACTTCGAGAGCTGGGGGCCGACCGAGGTCCCGGCGGTGCCGGACAAGACGTCCTCCCCGACCGCCTCGCCGACCGGATCCCCGGCCGAGGGCACCCCGGCCGCCCCGGCCGACGATGCCTCCGCGAGCGCGACGTCGACGGACGCCGCCGCGGCCGGTACCGGCGCCGGGGCCGGTGCCGGTGCCGGTGCGGCGACGCCGTCCGACAGCGCCTCGCAGACGACGGCCGGTCACTGA
- a CDS encoding response regulator transcription factor: MTRVLVVEDEESFSDALSYMLRKEGFEVAVATTGPDGLDEFERNGADLVLLDLMLPGLPGTEVCRQLRGRSNVPVIMVTAKDSEIDKVVGLEIGADDYVTKPFSSRELVARIRAVLRRRGEPEEVTPAALEAGPVRMDVDRHVVTVSGSKVDLPLKEFDLLEMLLRNAGRVLTRMQLIDRVWGADYVGDTKTLDVHVKRLRAKIEPDPGAPRYLVTVRGLGYKFEP, from the coding sequence GTGACCCGTGTGCTCGTCGTCGAGGACGAGGAGTCCTTCTCCGACGCCCTGTCCTACATGCTCCGCAAGGAGGGCTTCGAGGTCGCCGTCGCGACCACCGGGCCCGACGGACTCGACGAGTTCGAGCGCAACGGCGCCGACCTCGTCCTCCTCGACCTGATGCTGCCGGGGCTGCCCGGCACCGAGGTCTGCCGCCAGCTGCGCGGCCGCTCCAACGTCCCGGTGATCATGGTCACCGCCAAGGACAGCGAGATCGACAAGGTGGTCGGCCTGGAAATAGGAGCCGATGACTACGTCACCAAGCCGTTCTCCTCGCGCGAGCTGGTCGCCCGTATCCGGGCCGTCCTGCGCCGCCGCGGCGAGCCGGAGGAGGTGACCCCGGCCGCGCTGGAGGCGGGCCCGGTCCGTATGGACGTGGACCGCCACGTGGTCACGGTCTCCGGCTCCAAGGTCGACCTCCCCCTCAAGGAGTTCGACCTCCTGGAGATGCTCCTGCGCAACGCCGGCCGCGTCCTGACGCGCATGCAGCTCATCGACCGCGTCTGGGGCGCCGACTACGTCGGTGACACCAAGACCCTCGACGTCCACGTCAAGCGCCTGCGCGCCAAGATCGAGCCGGACCCGGGCGCGCCGCGGTACCTGGTGACGGTGCGTGGCCTGGGCTACAAGTTCGAGCCGTAA
- a CDS encoding sensor histidine kinase, whose translation MDVNAAVAAAAAIAGVLTGVIAMLAFRWSERDLKRPTRTSLHTDPVLPPGVDTVLSVLRSSAVVLDEGDAVVKASSAAYALGLVRGGKLSVEPMLQMARDTRRDGEIRQVELDLPRRGTGRGEALAVSARVAPLGSRLVLLLVEDLTEARRIEAVRRDFVANVSHELKTPVGALSLLSEAVMDASEDPEAVERFAGRMQIEATRLTSLVQELIDLSRVQNDDPLEDAEPVRIAELVAEAMDRCRHAAGTKQINMASNVGVPEGPDQGGDGRRAGGTADLSIWGNRGQLAAALGNLVENAVNYSPARTRVGIAARRVSAPGGDLIEIAVTDQGIGISDKDKERIFERFYRVDPARSRATGGTGLGLAIVKHVAASHGGEVTVWSSEGQGSTFTLRLPEAGATRDRAQQHPDLDDEAGQSAGSYPRRSPDSPPDSTAYETLSAPEVLP comes from the coding sequence ATGGACGTGAACGCGGCGGTCGCCGCAGCGGCAGCGATCGCCGGGGTACTTACCGGCGTCATCGCCATGCTGGCGTTCCGCTGGAGCGAACGCGACCTGAAGCGACCCACCCGAACCTCTCTGCACACCGACCCGGTCCTGCCACCCGGCGTGGACACGGTCCTGTCGGTGCTGCGCTCCTCCGCCGTCGTCCTCGACGAGGGGGACGCCGTCGTCAAGGCCAGCTCGGCGGCGTACGCCCTCGGTCTGGTGCGCGGTGGCAAGCTCTCCGTCGAGCCCATGCTCCAGATGGCCCGGGACACCAGACGAGACGGTGAGATACGGCAGGTCGAGCTGGACCTGCCGCGGCGCGGCACCGGACGCGGCGAGGCCCTCGCCGTGTCCGCTCGCGTCGCGCCCCTGGGCTCCCGCCTCGTCCTCCTCCTCGTCGAGGACCTCACCGAGGCCCGGCGGATAGAGGCGGTGCGGCGCGACTTCGTCGCCAACGTGAGCCATGAACTGAAGACACCGGTCGGCGCCCTCTCCCTCCTCTCGGAGGCCGTCATGGACGCCTCCGAGGACCCGGAGGCCGTGGAACGCTTCGCCGGGCGGATGCAGATCGAGGCGACCCGGCTCACCAGCCTGGTGCAGGAGCTCATCGACCTCTCCCGGGTGCAGAACGACGACCCGCTGGAGGACGCCGAGCCCGTCCGCATCGCCGAGCTCGTCGCCGAGGCCATGGACCGCTGCCGGCACGCCGCCGGGACGAAGCAGATCAACATGGCTTCGAACGTAGGGGTGCCCGAAGGGCCCGATCAGGGTGGTGATGGGCGACGGGCAGGAGGCACCGCCGACCTCAGCATCTGGGGCAACCGCGGCCAGCTCGCCGCCGCGCTCGGCAACCTCGTCGAGAACGCCGTCAACTACTCGCCCGCCCGCACCCGCGTCGGCATCGCCGCCCGCCGGGTCAGCGCCCCGGGCGGAGACCTCATCGAGATCGCCGTGACCGACCAGGGCATCGGCATCTCCGACAAGGACAAGGAGCGCATCTTCGAGCGCTTCTACCGCGTGGACCCGGCCCGTTCCCGTGCCACCGGTGGCACCGGCCTCGGTCTCGCGATCGTCAAGCACGTGGCCGCCTCGCACGGCGGGGAGGTCACGGTGTGGAGCTCCGAGGGACAGGGCTCCACCTTCACCCTGCGGCTGCCGGAGGCCGGGGCGACCCGCGACCGTGCACAGCAGCACCCCGACCTCGACGACGAGGCCGGGCAGTCCGCCGGATCGTATCCCCGCAGATCCCCCGACTCACCCCCTGACTCAACCGCGTACGAAACGCTTTCCGCCCCGGAGGTCCTTCCGTGA
- the phoU gene encoding phosphate signaling complex protein PhoU yields MRDAYHEELDSIGDSLVEMARMVGSAIGRATTAILDSDLKLAESVIEADQKVDDLQHDLEARAIALLARQQPVATDLRIVVTSLRMSADLERSGDLAQHVAKLTRLRYPARAIPQDLHATILEMGQLAQRLMAKAAEVIITKDVDLALQLEQDDDAMDLLHRTLFQHLMDERWKHGIETAVDVTLLGRYYERYADHAVAVAKRVVYLVTGEHADELQADIQPEIQPVSGAEGA; encoded by the coding sequence ATGCGGGACGCGTACCACGAGGAACTGGACTCGATCGGCGACAGCCTGGTGGAGATGGCCCGGATGGTCGGGTCGGCGATCGGGCGCGCCACGACGGCGATCCTCGACTCCGACCTGAAGCTGGCCGAGAGCGTGATCGAGGCCGACCAGAAGGTCGACGACCTCCAGCACGACCTGGAGGCCCGGGCCATAGCACTGCTGGCACGCCAGCAGCCGGTGGCGACCGACCTGCGGATAGTCGTCACCTCGCTCCGTATGTCGGCGGACCTGGAGCGCTCGGGCGACCTCGCCCAGCACGTGGCCAAGCTCACGCGGCTGCGCTACCCCGCGCGCGCGATCCCGCAGGACCTGCACGCCACCATCCTGGAGATGGGCCAGCTCGCGCAGCGCCTGATGGCGAAGGCTGCCGAGGTGATCATCACCAAGGACGTCGACCTCGCCCTCCAGCTGGAGCAGGACGACGACGCGATGGACCTCCTCCACCGCACGCTCTTCCAGCACCTGATGGACGAGCGCTGGAAGCACGGCATCGAGACGGCGGTCGACGTGACGCTGCTCGGCCGCTACTACGAGCGGTACGCCGACCACGCGGTCGCGGTTGCGAAGCGTGTGGTGTACCTGGTGACGGGTGAGCACGCGGATGAGCTGCAGGCCGACATCCAGCCGGAGATCCAGCCGGTCTCGGGTGCGGAAGGGGCGTAA
- a CDS encoding SCO4226 family nickel-binding protein — protein sequence MAQYMDVHHNMKGITADQLREAHNADLAIEKDERVHFERAWADPDSGVVYCLSEAPSAEAVQRIHERAGHKADEVHAVPLSV from the coding sequence ATGGCTCAGTACATGGACGTACACCACAACATGAAGGGCATCACGGCTGACCAGCTCAGGGAGGCCCACAACGCGGACCTCGCCATAGAGAAGGACGAGCGCGTGCACTTCGAGCGGGCGTGGGCCGACCCGGATTCCGGCGTCGTCTACTGCCTCTCCGAGGCCCCCTCGGCGGAGGCGGTCCAGCGCATCCACGAGCGAGCCGGTCACAAGGCCGATGAGGTCCACGCGGTTCCGCTGTCCGTGTGA
- a CDS encoding carboxymuconolactone decarboxylase family protein, with translation MATASETPVLDTLAAMTVDSVERCGLVPETFMLTRIAALAASDAPPISYVAHIDPAIQAGMTAEQVQDVLVAIAPVVGTARVMTAAGNIAKALGITIAVADAEAEAQGRA, from the coding sequence GTGGCCACAGCATCTGAAACCCCGGTACTGGACACCCTCGCCGCCATGACGGTCGACTCGGTCGAGCGGTGCGGGCTGGTTCCGGAGACGTTCATGCTCACCCGCATCGCCGCCCTCGCCGCTTCGGACGCCCCGCCGATCTCGTACGTCGCCCATATCGACCCTGCCATCCAGGCCGGGATGACTGCTGAGCAGGTGCAGGACGTGCTGGTTGCCATCGCACCCGTGGTGGGTACGGCGCGCGTCATGACGGCGGCCGGGAACATCGCCAAGGCGCTTGGCATCACGATTGCGGTCGCGGACGCGGAAGCCGAGGCTCAGGGGCGGGCGTAG
- a CDS encoding phosphoglyceromutase — MADAPYKLILLRHGESEWNAKNLFTGWVDVNLNEKGEKEAVRGGELLKDADLLPDVVHTSLQKRAIRTAQLALESADRHWIPVHRSWRLNERHYGALQGKDKAQTLAEFGEEQFMLWRRSYDTPPPALEDGTEFSQSGDPRYSSIPPELRPRTECLKDVVVRMLPYWYDGIVPDLLSGRTVLVAAHGNSLRALVKHLDGISDADIAGLNIPTGIPLYYELDADFKPVTPGGKYLDPEAAAAAIEAVKNQGKKK, encoded by the coding sequence ATGGCCGACGCACCGTACAAGCTGATCCTCCTCCGCCACGGCGAGAGCGAATGGAACGCGAAGAACCTGTTCACCGGCTGGGTGGACGTCAACCTCAACGAGAAGGGCGAGAAGGAGGCAGTCCGCGGCGGCGAGCTCCTGAAGGACGCCGACCTCCTCCCCGACGTGGTCCACACGTCCCTCCAGAAGCGCGCCATCCGCACGGCGCAGCTGGCGCTGGAGTCGGCGGACCGCCACTGGATCCCCGTCCACCGCTCGTGGCGCCTGAACGAGCGCCACTACGGCGCCCTCCAGGGCAAGGACAAGGCGCAGACCCTGGCCGAGTTCGGCGAGGAGCAGTTCATGCTGTGGCGCCGCTCGTACGACACCCCGCCGCCGGCGCTCGAGGACGGCACGGAGTTCTCCCAGTCCGGCGACCCGCGCTACTCCTCCATCCCCCCGGAGCTGCGCCCCCGCACGGAGTGCCTGAAGGACGTCGTCGTCCGCATGCTCCCTTACTGGTACGACGGCATCGTCCCGGACCTCCTGTCCGGCCGCACGGTCCTCGTCGCCGCCCACGGCAACAGCCTCCGCGCCCTCGTCAAGCACCTCGACGGCATCTCCGACGCCGACATCGCGGGCCTGAACATCCCGACGGGCATCCCCCTGTACTACGAGCTCGACGCCGACTTCAAGCCGGTGACGCCGGGCGGGAAGTACCTGGACCCGGAGGCCGCTGCGGCGGCCATCGAGGCGGTCAAGAACCAGGGCAAGAAGAAGTAA
- a CDS encoding MDR family MFS transporter encodes MSLASLRRATRESVSGLPREFWWLWTSTLVNRLGAFVATFMALYLTLDRGYSASYAGLVASLHGLGGVISSLGAGVMTDRLGRRPTLLVAQASTALSVALLGFMHDPVSIAAVAFLVGMASNASRPAVQAMMADIVRPEDRVRAFSLNYWAINLGFAVSSMAAGFIAEVSYLAGFLIEAGMTAVCAVVVFVKLPESKPVATAKAAESEVGLGTVLRDRRFMSVVGLSFLVAVIFQQGSVGLPVAMGEAGFTPADYGLVVAVNGILIVALQLPVTRFIEHRDPRRLLVVSSVLAGYGFGLTAFAGSVGVFALTVCVWTLAEIVNAPTQTSIVVRLSPVHGRGRYQGMYTMSWSVAALVAPLVSGFVIDQFGAEWLWGLCAVVGTVAGIGYGVLMRGLPAEAPPAPSTADATPVDAEPDVRTA; translated from the coding sequence ATGTCACTCGCCAGCCTGAGACGCGCCACCCGTGAGAGCGTCTCAGGGCTCCCCCGCGAGTTCTGGTGGCTGTGGACCAGCACGCTCGTCAACCGGCTCGGGGCCTTCGTCGCGACCTTCATGGCCCTGTACCTGACCCTCGACCGCGGCTACTCCGCCTCCTACGCCGGTCTCGTCGCCTCGCTCCACGGGCTCGGCGGTGTCATCTCCTCCCTCGGGGCCGGCGTCATGACCGACCGGCTCGGGCGGCGGCCCACCCTCCTCGTCGCGCAGGCGTCCACCGCCCTCTCCGTCGCGCTGCTCGGCTTCATGCACGACCCGGTCTCCATCGCCGCGGTCGCGTTCCTGGTCGGCATGGCCTCCAACGCCTCCCGGCCCGCCGTTCAGGCGATGATGGCCGACATCGTCCGGCCCGAGGACCGGGTCCGCGCCTTCTCCCTCAACTACTGGGCCATCAACCTCGGCTTCGCCGTCTCCTCCATGGCCGCCGGTTTCATCGCCGAGGTCAGCTACCTCGCCGGGTTCCTGATCGAGGCGGGGATGACGGCCGTCTGCGCGGTCGTCGTGTTCGTCAAGCTGCCGGAGTCCAAGCCGGTCGCCACGGCCAAGGCCGCCGAGTCCGAGGTCGGACTCGGCACCGTGCTGCGCGACCGGCGCTTCATGAGCGTCGTCGGGCTGTCGTTCCTCGTCGCCGTGATCTTCCAGCAGGGGTCGGTCGGCCTGCCCGTTGCCATGGGCGAGGCCGGCTTCACGCCCGCGGACTACGGTCTCGTGGTCGCCGTCAACGGCATCCTGATCGTCGCGCTGCAGCTCCCGGTCACCCGGTTCATCGAGCACCGCGATCCCAGGCGGCTGCTCGTCGTCTCGTCCGTCCTCGCCGGGTACGGCTTCGGGCTCACCGCCTTCGCCGGGTCGGTCGGCGTCTTCGCGCTCACCGTGTGCGTGTGGACCCTCGCCGAGATCGTCAACGCGCCGACGCAGACCAGCATCGTCGTACGCCTCTCCCCCGTGCACGGGCGCGGGCGCTACCAGGGCATGTACACCATGTCGTGGTCCGTGGCCGCCCTGGTCGCTCCCCTGGTGTCCGGCTTCGTCATCGACCAGTTCGGCGCGGAGTGGCTGTGGGGGTTGTGCGCGGTCGTCGGTACGGTGGCGGGGATCGGGTACGGCGTTCTGATGCGCGGCCTCCCTGCCGAGGCCCCGCCGGCGCCGTCGACCGCCGACGCCACGCCCGTCGATGCGGAGCCCGACGTCCGTACGGCCTGA